One part of the Vicia villosa cultivar HV-30 ecotype Madison, WI linkage group LG6, Vvil1.0, whole genome shotgun sequence genome encodes these proteins:
- the LOC131612933 gene encoding protein DEFECTIVE IN MERISTEM SILENCING 3-like translates to MSQPNTDTDTHIQLNQNDANVENFINQMKQHEQNIEFLNSPMNRSTESVLDLQVSLERYYSSTEENSVASLFYWIKANTRTSNLAFVKDALGVVATLASVENDDLSR, encoded by the exons ATGTCTCAACCGAACACCGACACTGATACCCACATCCAG TTGAATCAAAATGATGCAAATGTTGAGAATTTCATAAATCAAATGAAACAGCATGAACAAAATATTGAGTTCCTTAATTCTCCAATGAATCGCTCGACTGAATCTGTACTTGACTTACAAG TGAGTCTTGAAAGGTATTATTCTAGTACTGAAGAGAACTCTGTTGCAAGTCTATTTTATTGGATAAAAGCGAATACTCGAACATCAAATTTGGCTTTTGTAAAGGATGCTCTTGGTGTTGTGGCTACCCTTGCCAGTGTTGAAAATGATGATCTCAGCAGGTAA